One genomic segment of Chitinophaga sancti includes these proteins:
- a CDS encoding non-ribosomal peptide synthetase, with product MTSILLDAITLSLTEQQKVIFKTGGDRLPVFCNWKFETTIPVDVPVLKKMIICLFQQHEALSTRFVEQANLVYPLQRIMPDDVSGYHIAVESHPGNATDFLLHCRNYPHETEMRCVFMAAPDTTAGYWNAYLQFPSGIVDFHSMGKLCVAIQELFSGRIAAIPVVAYSQYVSWQHDTLKEVPEAVKDWCNKQLSGQTDFTPFLFHRTAPVIAGKYETTCRHTIPLSSVITREYCYAIFAILLSHFTNKNVVRPGIVLPGRIYDELDQTVGLIDQVVPLQLTFDETCSFHQLRTLTGNLLSELQSVAEYISHDLIHTTPYIIQYVKMPEGVSLDDWQVLQPGAALQLDILEDHTHITTRWNYNTACFKKSDVEQLDVVLQRLFEKGTALPDNLTDVNQLTETFSVTPVKPDPTQKDILGMFNTACHKYAAKTAVMDDLQSYTYTSLQEQSDMLAKCLIAEKGIQRGDIIALCTSRSADLIAVILAILKTGAAFLPVDMSQPDERIHAVLNDASPALILTALPGDRHIPGNTCTVNSLFNTTEINTAITLPQTQGTDLAYIIYTSGTTGKPKGCMISRENLSHYIHWCNNNYLKNNDYGNFPWFTPLSFDLTITTIFLPLVKGKRIVVFPETKQADVILQECFSGVNGVDSIKLTPSHISLLKHTDIKSTSIQLVITGGEQLLHSQVDLLFGLNEKINLYNEYGPTEATVGCIVKKIQPDDELITIGNPIAGMRAMILNNRQEPLMRGLMGELYLYGNGIAKGYLNNTTLTGEKFITLGNTLFYRTGDLVRRLPNGELIFLGRIDSQVKIRGYRIETEEILYHLTRIKGIVKAHILVEQQLNEPVLAAFYEATSVIDKQQLLKALSEKLPAYMIPQQFYQVKNMPLSVNGKTDEKQLRLHTLTIKEDAVTFEPPINETEEKIAAIWMEILQVNRIGRNDHFFTSGGQSIKASALVARLNKQFHTTLTLKDIFEYPVISEQATQITNHIKSSPAEGPIVLPAQEMYELSGQQLRIWTEHHATPLSTAYNMPVAYRISGPFDIARLVAAFEKVITQFESLRTTFVDTGAGGIKQQIHPGNTLQYHYEELARDADIGKILQDHGQQYIALDVLPLYRVAVYKVAAEDWLLLINLHHIIADGLSEDILLNRLFTYYEADHAVNVLKAPLQYKEYAAWQNKLNAAHRHSAAYWLHKFNTPVPASGIPAPGKTTRLQEDMADTYTVDFGKELTAGLLAFSNTHQHTLFTALLSIVDLLLYRYSGVKERVIAVPVDNRLDVVFEQQVGFFLNTILLKNTLDSAADALQLIDNWATELAEALQHKQYPYEWLARELVSRDQMQGQSLFHALVNFQEREHGNVIEKGGLRLEKMDYNYRTNAKVELAFNFSLHNNNLYLAVDYNSSLYSGEFIHRMTRHCMELTRQLMLDAQLHVGKIPMLDDAEQQQLFAYASGPCKALLPGMTIISSFQEQSLKHAGRIAVVSPSGSTTYEMLGKKVGIISELLTDWGVEPEQVVPVLAAGNELTIVTMLAIMQCGAVYLPIDAKHPEPRINSILKQAGVNLVLNTSGMPFLLAGIDIRVPETNRPLYNYDAPVVINQESPAYMIFTSGTTGVPKGLTITHGGFMNMIAAQTEGFGIRETDRCGWFASPGFDASLSEIFMALFSGAALHIPEPGLMHNQPLFIDWLTEHAITVATITPAYLQALPSALPSALRVLISAGETLPVKTGQALAARHTLFNAYGPSENAVCTTFTKINPSDTVMSIGTPIVNVKVRVVDTDGMMVPVGVPGELHISGPGLAKGYYNNDRETGKHFYEEDHQHWYRTGDWVQWLPGGLLEFIGRRDQQIKINGNRMETEEVTRCLLELPAVKDAVVVYHTFETAQHPVLLAYVVLQEEYADYTTDALMFACRTVLPSYMVPAFFVPVEHIPLNINGKKDITGLPSPFLHIPDHETVAVTAAEILLCELYGELLGITVADRFTNFFAAGGQSLMAIKLISAIYRQEKKRITLGDLYRYPVVHELASLLEAKEKDPDLQEERQDRWISATPMQQHVWADMELQGGLKYLMTGAFELKGPLDVSLWLKATTKVLEEQDALRYRFRLSGNGLLCKPFAIEVTQVQFQDHMDGQDKETFVKELSAIAIDPTLEPLCYCYLREYGAGDYLFAFKLHHLIGDAWTIKILFTSILAYYHASTENENIISYNNYADEISKVSPFVPDRKRLAGTGILKEITGKSGEGYFKHLFSESVLVSIRALAQLYEVSSFAVITGLQALSFMEAGESAALTVYTPLHGRFDPRWHHTAGVFMNVVAFTIARQPGMRLATLLQEVQRQYTRFTNDTVAFTAQWIPSAAEENIARGTMEIHIDDFSEQYGEQIKSLPDIAVLPFESSINMVRKFSVELHFKTDYAALMAECLFDRQFFSESNIRRGINRLEQLLLAPVHDDSLTVAELMKDISNRENATVQASQSSNIKAFLTKR from the coding sequence ATGACAAGTATTTTATTGGACGCGATTACCCTGTCCCTTACTGAACAGCAGAAAGTGATATTCAAAACAGGTGGAGATAGACTCCCCGTTTTTTGTAACTGGAAGTTTGAAACTACTATCCCGGTAGATGTTCCGGTGCTGAAAAAAATGATTATCTGCCTTTTTCAACAGCATGAGGCGCTTTCGACCAGGTTTGTAGAACAGGCCAATCTTGTATACCCTTTGCAGAGAATAATGCCGGATGATGTTTCTGGCTATCATATCGCTGTGGAAAGCCATCCCGGTAATGCCACCGATTTCCTGCTGCATTGCAGAAACTATCCGCATGAGACTGAAATGCGTTGCGTATTTATGGCTGCTCCTGATACAACAGCAGGATATTGGAATGCATATCTGCAATTTCCATCAGGTATAGTTGATTTTCATAGTATGGGAAAGCTTTGCGTGGCTATTCAGGAACTCTTTTCCGGACGCATAGCCGCCATTCCGGTCGTTGCATATTCGCAATATGTAAGCTGGCAACACGATACATTAAAAGAAGTACCTGAAGCTGTAAAGGATTGGTGTAACAAACAGTTATCCGGGCAGACTGATTTTACCCCTTTCCTGTTTCACCGCACTGCACCTGTTATTGCCGGGAAATACGAAACCACCTGCAGACATACCATTCCACTCTCTTCTGTTATAACCAGGGAATATTGTTATGCGATTTTTGCTATACTACTCAGTCATTTTACCAATAAAAACGTGGTACGGCCAGGTATTGTTTTACCCGGACGTATATATGATGAACTGGATCAGACTGTAGGATTAATTGACCAGGTAGTGCCTTTACAGCTTACTTTTGACGAAACATGTTCTTTCCATCAACTCAGGACTTTAACCGGTAACCTACTGTCAGAACTTCAATCTGTAGCAGAGTATATCAGTCATGACCTTATTCATACCACTCCTTATATTATCCAGTATGTGAAAATGCCGGAAGGCGTTAGTTTGGATGACTGGCAGGTACTGCAACCCGGTGCCGCTTTACAGTTGGATATACTGGAAGATCATACCCACATCACAACAAGGTGGAATTATAACACGGCCTGTTTTAAAAAGTCTGATGTGGAACAACTGGACGTTGTGTTGCAAAGGTTATTTGAAAAAGGAACAGCTCTTCCGGACAACCTCACGGATGTAAACCAGCTCACAGAAACATTCTCTGTTACTCCGGTAAAGCCGGATCCCACACAAAAGGATATCCTCGGGATGTTTAATACCGCCTGTCATAAATATGCAGCTAAGACAGCGGTTATGGATGATCTTCAAAGTTATACTTATACCTCCTTACAGGAGCAATCGGATATGCTGGCTAAATGCCTGATAGCAGAGAAAGGTATTCAGCGCGGAGATATCATTGCATTATGTACATCCAGGAGTGCAGACCTTATTGCTGTTATTCTGGCCATTCTGAAAACCGGCGCTGCTTTTCTTCCTGTTGATATGTCCCAGCCGGACGAACGTATTCATGCCGTGTTGAATGATGCATCACCCGCACTTATCCTGACCGCACTGCCGGGTGACCGGCATATCCCAGGTAATACCTGTACGGTAAACAGCTTATTCAATACTACGGAAATTAACACCGCCATCACACTTCCCCAAACGCAGGGAACAGATCTGGCCTATATCATTTATACATCCGGTACAACCGGTAAGCCGAAAGGATGTATGATCAGCAGGGAAAACCTGTCGCATTATATACACTGGTGTAATAATAATTACCTGAAAAATAATGATTACGGTAATTTTCCCTGGTTCACACCATTGTCTTTTGACCTTACCATTACCACTATCTTTTTACCATTGGTAAAAGGGAAACGTATCGTGGTATTCCCTGAAACCAAACAGGCAGATGTAATACTGCAGGAATGTTTTTCCGGAGTGAATGGAGTGGATAGCATAAAACTGACCCCTTCACATATCAGCCTGCTGAAACATACGGATATTAAAAGCACATCCATTCAACTTGTGATCACAGGTGGAGAACAATTGCTTCACTCTCAGGTGGATTTACTGTTCGGACTGAATGAAAAAATAAATCTGTATAATGAATATGGCCCTACGGAAGCTACTGTGGGATGCATTGTAAAGAAAATACAGCCGGATGATGAGCTGATCACCATTGGTAATCCTATTGCCGGTATGCGGGCAATGATTCTTAACAACCGGCAGGAACCCTTGATGCGTGGGTTGATGGGAGAACTTTATCTCTATGGTAACGGCATTGCCAAAGGTTACCTGAATAATACCACGCTCACTGGTGAAAAATTTATTACGCTGGGAAATACACTGTTTTATCGTACCGGGGATCTGGTGAGAAGATTACCAAACGGAGAACTCATTTTCCTTGGCAGAATAGACAGCCAGGTAAAGATCAGGGGATACCGGATTGAAACAGAAGAAATTTTATACCATCTCACCCGTATAAAAGGAATTGTAAAAGCGCATATTCTGGTAGAGCAACAGTTGAATGAACCTGTACTGGCTGCCTTCTATGAAGCCACATCCGTTATAGATAAACAACAGTTGCTGAAAGCCCTCAGTGAAAAGCTACCGGCTTACATGATACCGCAACAGTTCTACCAGGTAAAAAATATGCCACTCTCCGTTAATGGGAAAACAGATGAAAAACAGTTGCGGTTGCACACCCTCACAATAAAAGAAGACGCTGTAACTTTTGAGCCTCCCATCAATGAAACTGAAGAAAAAATAGCTGCTATCTGGATGGAGATTTTGCAGGTAAACCGTATTGGAAGGAATGATCATTTCTTTACATCCGGCGGGCAGAGTATAAAAGCTTCTGCACTGGTAGCAAGATTAAATAAACAGTTTCACACTACGCTTACCCTGAAGGATATTTTTGAGTATCCTGTTATTTCAGAACAGGCCACTCAGATAACAAATCATATAAAATCATCTCCTGCAGAAGGCCCCATAGTACTTCCTGCCCAGGAAATGTATGAGCTCTCCGGACAACAATTGCGTATCTGGACGGAACATCATGCCACACCGCTATCCACTGCATATAATATGCCGGTAGCTTACCGCATCAGTGGGCCTTTTGATATAGCACGACTGGTTGCTGCATTTGAAAAAGTGATTACGCAGTTTGAATCCCTGCGTACCACCTTTGTTGATACCGGCGCAGGCGGAATAAAACAGCAGATTCATCCAGGTAATACACTGCAGTATCATTATGAAGAACTGGCCAGGGATGCTGATATAGGGAAAATTTTGCAGGATCATGGTCAGCAGTATATTGCGCTGGATGTATTACCCCTATATAGGGTAGCTGTTTACAAAGTGGCTGCTGAAGATTGGTTATTGCTCATTAACCTGCATCATATTATTGCAGACGGATTATCGGAAGATATCCTGCTGAACCGGCTGTTTACTTATTATGAAGCTGACCATGCCGTCAATGTGTTGAAAGCGCCATTGCAATATAAGGAGTATGCTGCATGGCAGAATAAGCTGAACGCTGCGCACCGGCATAGTGCAGCATACTGGCTTCATAAGTTCAATACCCCGGTTCCTGCATCCGGTATTCCTGCTCCAGGCAAAACAACACGGTTACAGGAAGATATGGCAGACACTTATACCGTTGACTTTGGAAAGGAACTGACAGCCGGGTTGCTGGCATTTTCCAATACACATCAACATACACTTTTCACTGCGTTATTGAGTATCGTAGATCTGTTATTATATCGTTACAGCGGGGTGAAAGAACGGGTAATAGCTGTACCCGTAGATAATCGCCTGGATGTGGTTTTTGAACAACAGGTAGGCTTTTTCCTGAATACTATACTGCTTAAAAATACATTGGATTCTGCAGCGGATGCGTTGCAATTAATTGATAATTGGGCCACAGAACTGGCTGAAGCGTTACAACATAAACAATATCCTTATGAATGGCTGGCCAGGGAGCTGGTTAGCCGAGACCAGATGCAGGGGCAATCTCTTTTTCATGCACTGGTTAATTTCCAGGAACGGGAACATGGAAATGTGATAGAGAAAGGAGGCTTGCGGCTTGAAAAGATGGACTACAATTACCGTACAAATGCCAAGGTGGAACTGGCATTCAATTTTTCGCTGCATAACAATAACCTGTACCTGGCAGTAGACTATAACAGTTCTCTTTATTCAGGAGAATTTATACACCGCATGACCCGTCATTGCATGGAACTTACCAGGCAACTAATGCTTGATGCCCAACTCCACGTAGGTAAAATACCGATGCTGGACGATGCAGAACAACAGCAATTATTTGCGTATGCTTCAGGTCCTTGTAAAGCACTTTTACCTGGAATGACAATCATTTCTTCCTTCCAGGAACAATCATTGAAACATGCGGGACGTATAGCTGTTGTTTCGCCATCAGGAAGTACCACCTATGAAATGCTGGGAAAGAAAGTGGGTATCATAAGTGAACTGCTGACTGATTGGGGCGTTGAACCGGAACAGGTTGTGCCGGTACTGGCAGCCGGTAATGAATTAACGATTGTAACCATGCTGGCTATTATGCAGTGCGGCGCGGTTTACCTGCCCATAGATGCAAAACATCCGGAACCCCGGATTAATTCCATACTCAAACAGGCAGGAGTGAACCTGGTACTTAATACATCCGGTATGCCTTTCCTGTTGGCAGGAATAGATATCAGGGTTCCCGAGACCAACCGTCCTCTCTATAATTATGACGCACCTGTAGTCATTAATCAGGAATCTCCGGCCTACATGATTTTTACTTCCGGTACCACCGGTGTCCCCAAAGGGCTCACTATTACGCATGGTGGATTCATGAACATGATTGCAGCACAAACCGAAGGTTTTGGTATCCGGGAAACGGACCGTTGCGGATGGTTTGCATCTCCAGGATTTGATGCCTCACTGTCTGAAATATTTATGGCACTTTTTTCAGGGGCGGCACTACACATTCCGGAGCCCGGTCTGATGCACAACCAGCCTTTATTTATTGACTGGCTGACGGAACACGCTATTACAGTAGCAACCATCACTCCCGCTTACCTGCAGGCACTGCCATCCGCATTACCATCCGCTTTGCGGGTGTTAATTTCGGCGGGTGAAACCTTACCTGTAAAAACCGGGCAGGCCCTGGCAGCCAGGCATACCTTATTTAATGCCTATGGTCCCTCTGAAAATGCGGTATGTACCACCTTTACAAAAATTAATCCTTCAGATACTGTCATGTCAATAGGTACGCCTATTGTAAATGTAAAAGTTCGTGTAGTAGATACCGACGGCATGATGGTGCCGGTGGGTGTACCCGGTGAACTACATATTTCAGGGCCCGGACTTGCAAAAGGTTATTACAACAATGACAGGGAAACCGGGAAACATTTTTATGAAGAAGACCATCAGCATTGGTACCGCACGGGTGACTGGGTACAATGGTTACCCGGAGGACTGCTGGAATTTATAGGCAGAAGGGATCAGCAGATAAAAATTAATGGTAACAGGATGGAGACGGAAGAAGTGACCCGTTGCCTGCTGGAACTTCCTGCTGTGAAAGATGCGGTAGTTGTATATCATACATTTGAAACAGCACAACATCCGGTCCTGCTGGCATATGTTGTGCTGCAAGAAGAGTATGCTGACTATACAACGGATGCCCTGATGTTTGCATGCAGGACTGTTTTACCATCTTATATGGTACCTGCATTTTTTGTGCCGGTTGAGCATATACCACTTAACATCAACGGTAAGAAAGATATTACAGGTTTACCTTCTCCCTTCCTGCACATACCTGATCATGAAACGGTGGCAGTAACCGCAGCAGAAATACTGTTATGTGAGCTGTACGGGGAGTTGCTGGGAATTACCGTTGCAGACCGTTTTACAAATTTTTTCGCAGCCGGGGGGCAGAGCCTGATGGCGATAAAATTGATTTCAGCGATTTACCGGCAGGAAAAGAAGCGCATTACATTAGGTGATTTGTACCGGTATCCGGTGGTGCATGAACTGGCATCGTTGTTGGAAGCCAAAGAAAAGGATCCCGACCTTCAGGAAGAGAGACAGGACCGATGGATCAGCGCTACTCCCATGCAGCAGCATGTATGGGCTGATATGGAATTACAGGGTGGACTAAAATACCTGATGACAGGTGCTTTTGAACTGAAAGGTCCGCTGGATGTATCCCTTTGGTTAAAAGCAACCACAAAAGTCCTGGAAGAACAGGACGCACTCCGTTACCGTTTCCGGTTATCAGGCAACGGGCTTTTATGCAAACCATTTGCAATTGAAGTTACACAGGTGCAGTTTCAGGATCATATGGATGGGCAGGACAAGGAGACTTTCGTAAAGGAATTGTCTGCCATTGCTATAGATCCTACACTGGAGCCCTTATGTTATTGTTACCTCCGGGAATATGGTGCGGGCGATTATCTCTTTGCTTTTAAATTACATCATCTTATAGGAGATGCATGGACCATTAAAATCCTTTTTACTTCAATTCTTGCATATTATCATGCATCCACTGAAAATGAAAATATCATATCCTATAATAATTACGCAGATGAAATAAGCAAGGTATCTCCTTTTGTTCCTGATCGTAAAAGGCTTGCAGGTACGGGAATATTAAAGGAAATAACCGGTAAAAGCGGAGAGGGTTATTTTAAACATCTGTTTTCAGAAAGTGTACTGGTAAGTATCCGTGCCCTGGCACAGTTATATGAAGTGTCTTCATTTGCTGTAATCACAGGCCTGCAGGCATTGTCTTTCATGGAAGCTGGAGAATCCGCTGCACTTACAGTTTATACACCTTTACACGGAAGATTCGATCCGCGCTGGCATCACACTGCAGGAGTGTTTATGAATGTAGTGGCTTTCACTATTGCCAGGCAGCCTGGTATGCGTTTGGCTACATTATTACAGGAAGTACAACGTCAGTATACCCGTTTTACGAATGACACCGTCGCATTTACCGCACAATGGATTCCTTCAGCTGCGGAAGAGAATATAGCACGCGGTACCATGGAAATTCATATAGATGATTTTTCGGAACAGTATGGTGAACAGATAAAATCCCTGCCAGATATTGCTGTATTGCCTTTTGAATCGTCTATAAATATGGTAAGGAAATTCAGCGTGGAATTGCATTTTAAAACAGATTACGCTGCACTGATGGCGGAATGCCTGTTTGATCGGCAGTTTTTTAGTGAATCAAACATAAGGCGTGGTATCAACAGGCTGGAGCAGCTGCTGCTTGCACCTGTACACGATGACTCATTAACGGTTGCGGAGCTGATGAAGGACATCAGCAACAGGGAGAATGCAACTGTACAGGCGTCACAATCATCAAATATAAAAGCATTTTTAACTAAGAGATAA